A section of the candidate division WOR-3 bacterium genome encodes:
- a CDS encoding HEAT repeat domain-containing protein produces the protein METVKNILQSKEKPKEKISLLAEKAKKDKKLLDEIVEFFQTGSNAEKGNCIEVMEYVSQEKPELVVPYLDFIVENINFNAPKVKWECARVIGNLAPKYPDKTAKAVEKLFKNTKDKGTVVRWSAAFALTEIAKSNQKLQKELMKKFNKIVEDETNNGVKNVYIKVLKKIGK, from the coding sequence ATGGAAACGGTCAAAAATATTTTGCAGTCCAAGGAGAAGCCGAAAGAAAAAATTTCCCTTTTGGCGGAAAAGGCTAAGAAAGACAAAAAATTATTAGATGAAATCGTCGAATTCTTTCAAACGGGGTCAAACGCCGAAAAGGGAAATTGCATTGAAGTCATGGAGTATGTGTCGCAGGAAAAGCCGGAACTCGTTGTCCCATATCTGGATTTTATCGTAGAGAACATAAATTTCAACGCTCCCAAGGTTAAATGGGAATGTGCGAGGGTGATCGGAAACCTTGCCCCAAAATATCCTGATAAAACCGCGAAAGCAGTCGAAAAACTTTTTAAGAACACGAAAGACAAAGGCACCGTAGTCAGGTGGAGCGCAGCTTTTGCGTTGACCGAGATCGCGAAATCAAACCAAAAACTTCAAAAAGAACTTATGAAAAAGTTCAATAAAATAGTGGAGGATGAAACCAACAATGGCGTAAAAAACGTTTACATCAAAGTTTTGAAGAAAATTGGGAAATAG